CGGAGCGGCGCCGATCCATCGCAGCCCCTCGGGCCCCGTCGCGCCAGCCAGATTGCCCAGCTCCACCATCAACATTCCCTTCACGTCCACTCGGTTCGCGCGGTGCGCACCGTCGATCCCGGATCAAGTGCAGTGCTGTCAGCCGGAAGAATCCGCCGCGGGCGCGTGGCATGCGTCCGCCGCTTCTTAAATATCTCTTAGACAATGTACAGGCGGTGTACGCCGAACCGAAACCAGCGTGTCGCGTGGCGCCGCCCACAGTTGATCAGCCGGGCGGGCGCAGCGCGGCGAACTCGTCGGTCACCCTCAGTTGGGAGTCGGTGAAACGGTAGAGCGCGGCCGGGCGGCCACCGCTGCGGCCGGACTGGGCGATGGTGCCAGTCTGGGTAATGACCTTGCGGCGGGCCAGCACGCGCTGCAGATTGGTGGCGTCGACCTGATAGCCGAGCGCCGCACCGTAGATGTCGCGCAACGTCGATAGCGCGAATTCCTTTGGTGCCAAAGCGAATCCAATGTTCGTGTAGGACAGTTTGGCCACCAGGCGGGCGTGGGCGTGGGTAACCATCGGCCCGTGGTCGAACGCCATCTCTGGCAGCGTGTCCACCGGATGCCACCGGGTATCGGCCGGTAGTTCGGGCGTCGCGGGGGAGGGCACCAGCCCCAGGAATGTGGACGCGATCACCCGGCTACCCGGTACGCGATGCGGATCGGAGAACACAGCGAGCTGTTCCAGATGGGCCAACTCGCGCAAATCGACCTTTTCTGCCAGCTGGCGCCGCACCGATGTGATCATGTCTTCGTCGGCGCGCAACCGACCGCCCGGCAGCGACCACGCGCCCCGCTGCGGATCCTGGGCACGCTGCCATAACAGCACGTTAAGCTGCGGTTTCCCAGACGGTGTGGGCGCGGTTTCCAGCTGAACCTGGAACACGACCGCAAGCACTTCATGCAGAGTGCTACCATTAGGCATGTTTTCGATTATAAGTCGAAAACCTCCTGGTGCGAAAGGAGCCCCCATGACGGTCGCGAATCGCATGGACACGCTCGCCGACGAATTGGCAGCCCGCATCGTCAGTACGCCTACCGGGTACACCGGCGTCCAAGGCGACGCGCGGTGGGCTGCCGAGGTTCGCCGCCTGGCGCGGCTACGCGGCGCCACCGTGCTGGCGCACAACTACCAGTTGCCCGCGATCCAGGACGTGGCCGATCACGTAGGGGACTCGCTGGCGCTGTCGCGAATCGCCGCCGAGGCGCCCGAGGACACCATCGTGTTTTGCGGGGTGCACTTCATGGCCGAGACCGCCAAGATTCTCAGTCCGGAGAAGACAGTGCTGATTCCCGATCAGCGGGCCGGCTGCTCGCTGGCCGACTCGATCACTCCCGACGAACTGCGGGCCTGGAAGGACGAGCACCCCGGCGCCATCGTCGTCTCCTACGTCAACACCACCGCGGACGTAAAGGCGCTTACCGACATCTGCTGCACGTCGTCCAACGCGGTCGACGTGGTGGCCTCCATCGATCCCGAGCGCGAGGTTCTGTTCTGCCCCGACCAGTTCCTCGGTGCCCACGTACGTCGAGTGACCGGCCGTAAGAACCTGCACGTGTGGGCCGGCGAATGTCACGTGCATGCCGGGATCAACGGCGACGAACTCACCGACCAGGCGCGGGCGAATCCCGATGCCGAACTGTTCGTCCATCCCGAATGCGGTTGCGCCACTTCAGCGTTATATTTGGCGGGAGAGGGCGCCTTCCCCGCTGACCGGGTCAAGATCTTGTCCACCGGCGGCATGCTGGACGCGGCGCACGCCACCCGCGCCCGCAAGGTTCTGGTCGCCACTGAGGTCGGGATGCTGCACCAATTACGCAGGGCCGCACCGGATGTCGACTTTCAGGCGGTCAACGACCGAGCGTCGTGCAAGTACATGAAGATGATCACCCCGGCCGCGCTGCTGCGTTGCCTGCTCGACGGCGCCGACGAGGTGCAAGTCGACCCCGTCACCGCCGCCGCGGGCCGGCGCAGCGTGCAGCGGATGATCGAAATCGGCCAGCCCGGCGGTGGCGAATGACGACCGCCGCGGTCTGGCAGGATCGCGCCGACGTCGTCGTGATCGGGATGGGGGTGGCGGGGCTGGCCGCGGCGCTGGCCGCACATCGCTCCGGTCGCCGGGTGGTCGTCCTCAATAAATCATCCCAGCTGCACGGGGCGACGGCCACGCACTACGCGCAGGGCGGCATCGCGGTGGTGTTGCCGGACAACGACGATTCGGTCGACGCGCATGTCGCGGACACCCTGGCTGCCGGCGCCGGACTGTGCGACCCCGACGCGGTCTACTCGATCGTCGCCGACGGCTACCGCGCGGTGACCGAATTGGTCAGCCAGGGAGCGCGATTCGACGAATCGATGTCGGGCGGGTGGGACGTGACGCGCGAAGGCGGGCACTCGCGGCGCCGCGTCGTGCATGCCGGAGGCGACGCCACCGGCGCCGAGGTGCAGCGGACCCTGGACCACGCTGCCCGCGCGCTGGACATCCGCGGCTCCCACGTCGCGCTTCGGGTGCTGCACGATTCCGCGGTGACCGGGGTACTGGTTACCCGGCCCGACGGCTGCGGCATCATCCACGCCCCGGCGGTGATCCTGGCCACCGGCGGACTCGGCCACTTGTACTCGGCGACGACCAATCCGAGCGGTTCCACTGGCGACGGCATCGCGCTGGGGTTGTGGGCCGGCCTCGCGATCGCCGACCTGGAATTCATCCAGTTTCACCCGACCATGCTCTATTCCGCGGGCAGTGGCGGTCGGCGTCCGTTGATCACCGAGGCGATCCGCGGTGAAGGTGCGATATTGGTTGATCGGCAAGGTAATTCGATCACCGCGGGAGTGCATCCGATGGGTGATTTGGCTCCCCGTGACGTGGTCGCCGCCGCCATCGACGCGCGACTGAAGGCCACCGGCGATCCATGCGCCTACCTCGACGCCCGCCGCATCTCCGGATTCGCGGCTCGGTTCCCGACCGTTACCGCCTCCTGCCTGGCGGCCGGCATCGACCCTGTCCGCCAACCGATTCCGATTGTGCCGGGCGCGCACTATAGCTGCGGCGGCGTGGTCACCGACGTGTGTGGCCAGACCGAGTTGCCCGGGTTGTACGCGGCGGGCGAGGTGGCGCGAACCGGCATGCACGGCGCCAACCGGCTAGCCTCCAACAGCCTGCTGGAGGGTCTGGTGGTCGGCGGGCGGGCCGGGAAACTCGCCGCCGCGCACGCCGCTGCCGCGGGACGTATCCGGGCGGCGATGCCCGA
The nucleotide sequence above comes from Mycobacterium vicinigordonae. Encoded proteins:
- a CDS encoding NUDIX hydrolase: MPNGSTLHEVLAVVFQVQLETAPTPSGKPQLNVLLWQRAQDPQRGAWSLPGGRLRADEDMITSVRRQLAEKVDLRELAHLEQLAVFSDPHRVPGSRVIASTFLGLVPSPATPELPADTRWHPVDTLPEMAFDHGPMVTHAHARLVAKLSYTNIGFALAPKEFALSTLRDIYGAALGYQVDATNLQRVLARRKVITQTGTIAQSGRSGGRPAALYRFTDSQLRVTDEFAALRPPG
- the nadA gene encoding quinolinate synthase NadA, yielding MTVANRMDTLADELAARIVSTPTGYTGVQGDARWAAEVRRLARLRGATVLAHNYQLPAIQDVADHVGDSLALSRIAAEAPEDTIVFCGVHFMAETAKILSPEKTVLIPDQRAGCSLADSITPDELRAWKDEHPGAIVVSYVNTTADVKALTDICCTSSNAVDVVASIDPEREVLFCPDQFLGAHVRRVTGRKNLHVWAGECHVHAGINGDELTDQARANPDAELFVHPECGCATSALYLAGEGAFPADRVKILSTGGMLDAAHATRARKVLVATEVGMLHQLRRAAPDVDFQAVNDRASCKYMKMITPAALLRCLLDGADEVQVDPVTAAAGRRSVQRMIEIGQPGGGE
- a CDS encoding L-aspartate oxidase, translating into MTTAAVWQDRADVVVIGMGVAGLAAALAAHRSGRRVVVLNKSSQLHGATATHYAQGGIAVVLPDNDDSVDAHVADTLAAGAGLCDPDAVYSIVADGYRAVTELVSQGARFDESMSGGWDVTREGGHSRRRVVHAGGDATGAEVQRTLDHAARALDIRGSHVALRVLHDSAVTGVLVTRPDGCGIIHAPAVILATGGLGHLYSATTNPSGSTGDGIALGLWAGLAIADLEFIQFHPTMLYSAGSGGRRPLITEAIRGEGAILVDRQGNSITAGVHPMGDLAPRDVVAAAIDARLKATGDPCAYLDARRISGFAARFPTVTASCLAAGIDPVRQPIPIVPGAHYSCGGVVTDVCGQTELPGLYAAGEVARTGMHGANRLASNSLLEGLVVGGRAGKLAAAHAAAAGRIRAAMPEPIAHTAPPRSDLQWAMSRDASVVRDAAGLLRLAQTLDAAPVREVSERFGAEDVALATAARAVAAAALARTESRGCHHRAEYPATSIEQGRSILVRLAAGSCDAVQAEALAAVG